One Anopheles marshallii chromosome 3, idAnoMarsDA_429_01, whole genome shotgun sequence genomic region harbors:
- the LOC128712482 gene encoding tyrosine-protein kinase hopscotch → MPDEASYQVFNYVADCFISVPVAGRDEENTCEYVCRWVCQQLKIKPVVFALVGLRIHGEKWFLAGCSRPPTDKKYDFRLRFKVPDLSCLKALDQELFNYYYSQLRYDLLHNRIPEIDYRKYKNKILGYVVNDMYRKMIEDKIGLNELKRDFEKYIPRKISREHSVCFVNVAQKRIFESLNSIQNRDHDVNYVKNVYINDIDNIAPGYLYEEYAAEIQYPRGEFSSRTGKCPVKLRFQPYGTTLSTRDTTKYGSTGGGLERTLEHEDATTTPGLKVFFASKWQHVTNIDEILTILVEKLTVKLALEDQSEPYCIDFHDQTELNSFVTCLAGYYRLMCKWTVYLCQDYLSSPMLNLLKELKCHGPIGGKYSTDKIREKNSSCGACIIRQCEEQYGTYYVDMLETDGLIKTYQLIHTEDQWHAKNEKEEQVYRYNQLTEALKSLNSEITSVYRLPPSDNDTAPNLLLCRPTVKSSPKRLLRGGTQELGQKRACIINAAKELVINRSPVEDESDGFTKRTRAEFLLPNNSKMEVTLKLLKTEKEGEYLKDFLQVAGQWATIDSIDIIKLYGMTVCKPITMVLEYPRYGRLDEFLRTRRTTVRPSALIEIGQSLARALYYLQKHGIVHGNIRCSSMMVTQYDDGEQRVLAKLGDPGMHGQRRLTKHDLLWIPYEYQDLSEKSAANLRQDPATDVWACTSTLWEIFSRGIKMHVYKPAEFLPSRKWLQTMPPELKDSKQIYECLSCGWHADPDKRIAPQTIVGLLVHARQLDGNYCTVGNGHVNGHSTSNMLNGSVFKNSILSMETNSTLVRSRTDCTSSSYVSNGSDSELRSNASSGSSSLPLLSNPISRFSGDSYYEKTFVNCSDYIELSSSERIFFHNMLGEGNYGRVYRGTFERDNQAPRQVALKTIYDDRPDLGRVRDDFKREVDIMKSLRHTNIVEFIRFYEEQDKLIVVMEYVPMGSLLLYLEYKRHSLKEPDLLWMARDIANGMHYLFEKKIVHRDLAARNILVESKKCVKISDFGLAQVTEGSNYYVARHSRELPIRWYAPETLETQKYSFQSDVWSFGVTLYEMFTYGNTPYAHVDVKSAAQLYQLLQRETKILQLPEPFPYVYDKLMAPCFKRNPHERMTFSELLEELNDMINQYGEPIN, encoded by the exons GTTCCCGATCTGTCCTGCCTAAAAGCGCTCGATCAAGAGCTCTTCAACTACTACTACAGCCAGCTACGGTACGATCTCCTGCACAACCGCATCCCGGAGATCGATTACCGCAAGTACAAGAACAAAATACTCGGCTACGTCGTAAACGATATGTACCGGAAGATGATCGAGGACAAGATCGGTCTGAATGAGCTGAAACGCGACTTCGAGAAGTACATCCCGCGAAAGATTAGCCGGGAGCATTCGGTTTGTTTCGTCAATGTTGCCCAAAAGCGAATATTCGAATCACTCAACTCGATCCAGAACAGGGATCATGATGTGAA CTACGTGAAGAACGTCTATATCAACGATATCGATAACATCGCACCGGGCTATCTGTATGAGGAGTATGCCGCCGAAATTCAGTATCCGAGAGGCGAGTTCAGTTCGCGAACTGGCAAGTGTCCGGTAAAGCTACGGTTTCAACCTTACGGTACGACTCTGTCCACACGCGACACCACCAAGTACGGTTCTACCGGCGGTGGACTGGAGCGAACGTTGGAGCATGAAGATGCCACGACCACACCCGGACTGAAGGTGTTTTTTGCCAGCAAG TGGCAACATGTGACGAACATCGATGAAATACTCACCATACTGGTGGAAAAGTTGACGGTGAAACTCGCGCTGGAAGACCAGTCGGAACCGTACTGTATAGACTTTCACGATCAGACTGAATTGAACTCTTTCGTAACCTGTCTAGCCGGTTACTATAG GTTAATGTGCAAATGGACCGTGTATCTATGTCAGGATTATCTTTCCTCGCCGATGCTCAACTTGCTGAAGGAACTCAAGTGCCACGGGCCCATCGG CGGAAAATATTCCACTGACAAAATTCGGGAAAAGAATAGCAGCTGCGGCGCTTGCATCATTCGGCAGTGCGAGGAGCAGTACGGTACCTATTATGTCGATATGCTAGAAACTGA TGGACTGATAAAAACGTACCAGCTTATCCACACTGAAGATCAATGGCACGCGAAGAACGAGAAGGAAGAGCAGGTGTACCGATACAACCAGCTGACAGAAGCGCTGAAGAGCCTCAACTCAGAGATAACGAGCGTCTATCGATTGCCGCCGTCAGACAACGATACCGCACCAAATCTGTTACTTTGCCGACCGACCGTAAAGTCCTCCCCGAAGCGTTTGTTGCGTGGTGGTACGCAGGAACTTGGACAAAAGAGGGCCTGTATCATCAATGCCGCCAAGGAACTAGTTATCAATCGCT CTCCCGTGGAAGACGAAAGCGATGGTTTCACGAAACGTACGCGTGCGGAATTTTTGCTGCCAAACAATAGCAAGATGGAGGTGACACTTAAATTACTCAAAACCGAGAAGGAGGGAGAATATCTTAAG GATTTTTTGCAGGTGGCCGGCCAGTGGGCAACGATCGATTCGATTGATATCATTAAGCTTTACGGTATGACCGTATGTAAGCCGATCACAATGGTATTAGAATATCCGCGTTACGGTCGGTTGGATGAGTTTCTGCGAACGCGTCGCACCACGGTACGACCGTCCGCGTTGATCGAGATAGGCCAGTCGCTTGCCCGTGCTCTGTACTATTTGCAGAAACACGGCATCGTTCATGGGAACATTCGGTGCTCGTCCATGATGGTCACCCAGTACGATGATGGGGAACAGCGCGTCCTGGCCAAGCTCGGCGATCCGGGCATGCACGGACAGCGCCGGTTGACGAAGCACGATCTTCTGTGGATACCTTACGAGTATCAGGATCTCAGCGAAAAGAGTGCTGCCAACTTGCGGCAAGATCCGGCCACGGATGTGTGGGCCTGTACCTCGACGCTGTGGGAAATATTTAGCCGAGGCATCAAGATGCACGTTTACAAGCCGGCTGAATTTCTACCCTCGCGCAAATGGCTCCAGACGATGCCACCGGAGCTGAAGGATTCAAAGCAGATCTACGAATGTTTGAGCTGTGGCTGGCATGCGGATCCTGACAAGCGCATTGCACCTCAAACGATCGTGGGACTGTTGGTACATGCAC GTCAACTAGATGGCAACTATTGTACGGTAGGAAATGGGCACGTTAACGGTCACTCGACAAGTAACATGCTGAATGGATCTGTATTCAAAAATAGTATCCTATCAATGGAAACGA ATTCCACACTGGTTCGATCGCGCACCGACTGCACCTCTTCATCGTATGTCAGCAACGGAAGTGACAGTGAGCTGCGTAGCAATGCGTCCAGTGGAAGCAGTTCACTTCCACTACTGTCAAATCCCATCAGTCGTTTCAGTGGCGACTCGTACTACGAGAAAACTTTTGTTAACTGCTCCGACTATATAGAGCTTAGCAGCAGCGAACGAATCTTCTTCCATAACATGCTTGGGGAAGGCAATTACGGGCGCGTGTATCGTGGAACGTTCGAGCGAGACAACCAGGCACCGAGGCAGGTCGCACTTAAAACGATCTACGACGATCGACCCGACCTGGGTCGTGTGAGAGATGATTTTAAGCGTGAGGTTGACATCATGAAAAGCTTACGGCACACCAACATTGTGGAGTTTATCCGTTTTTACGAGGAGCAAGATAAACTGATTGTGGTGATGGAGTACGTACCCATGGGTTCACTACTGTTGTACCTCGAGTACAAGCGACACAGTCTGAAGGAACCAGATCTGCTATGGATGGCACGGGATATTGCAAAT GGTATGCATTATCTGTTTGAGAAGAAGATAGTCCACCGTGATCTAGCGGCACGTAACATTTTGGTGGAGAGCAAGAAGTGCGTGAAGATATCGGACTTTGGCCTGGCACAAGTTACCGAGGGTAGCAACTACTATGTAGCGCGACATAGCCGCGAACTACCGATACGCTGGTACGCACCGGAAACGCTCGAAACGCAGAAATATTCCTTCCAATCGGACGTCTGGTCGTTCGGTGTGACATTGTACGAAATGTTCACTTACGGCAATACGCCCTATGCACACGTGGACGTGAAGAGTGCGGCGCAGCTGTATCAATTGTTGCAGCGTGAGACTaaaat ATTACAACTTCCAGAACCGTTTCCGTACGTGTACGATAAGCTTATGGCACCTTGCTTTAAGCGGAACCCACACGAGCGGATGACCTTCAGCGAGCTGCTGGAGGAACTGAACGACATGATAAATCAGTATGGTGAACCAATTAATTAG